A genomic segment from Bacteroidota bacterium encodes:
- a CDS encoding NYN domain-containing protein encodes MAIGLFIDASYVYKVFRDKMDYMKLRAHIEKTLGDTIDEAYYFNADNDPPTAEKLHGFLTLPYPKGPGFRVKIYWLSKKPLFWPEQLGGLPVMHPTESEVQYELRSQKGVDVGLIYHMTRSYYRRKWTKLVLAAGDGDFHEPVQSLVEGDGVDLHLVGSIPSISSELRSYARSIIEIDKAPLHNELKMPARNQ; translated from the coding sequence ATGGCAATAGGACTTTTTATTGACGCATCATACGTCTACAAAGTTTTCAGAGACAAAATGGATTACATGAAACTCAGAGCTCACATCGAGAAGACTCTTGGAGACACAATTGATGAAGCTTATTATTTTAATGCAGACAATGACCCTCCAACAGCAGAAAAACTACACGGCTTTTTGACATTACCCTATCCAAAAGGACCTGGATTTAGAGTAAAAATATATTGGTTAAGCAAGAAGCCTCTATTTTGGCCTGAACAACTTGGTGGACTTCCTGTGATGCACCCAACAGAATCAGAAGTTCAATATGAATTGAGAAGTCAAAAAGGTGTTGACGTGGGGCTGATTTACCACATGACCCGTTCATATTACCGAAGAAAGTGGACTAAATTGGTATTGGCGGCTGGTGACGGTGACTTTCATGAACCAGTTCAAAGCCTAGTTGAAGGTGACGGTGTAGACCTTCATTTGGTAGGTTCTATTCCATCTATATCATCTGAGTTGCGGTCATATGCAAGGTCTATCATTGAAATTGACAAAGCCCCACTTCATAACGAGTTAAAGATGCCGGCAAGAAACCAATAA
- a CDS encoding LptF/LptG family permease, producing the protein MKKLDWYILRKFLGTFVFIMALLLCITVVIDVQEKIDAFVTNHAPFKAIVLDYFVYFLPWITSMIGPFFVLVAVIFFTSQLAERSEIVAILNSGTSFYRLLYPYFLGATILALAFYVGNNYFVPFSNEKRLEFERKYVYKPPEWIHYNFHRTIAPGTVIYMEGYKPKDGTANKFGVDKFKDGRLVYKIRSEKVEWLKETKKWRLNKYYTREFRDNGDLITKGEFMDTTFSFTPIDFSYTENQKETMTTPQLKEYIQYLYQAGQPNIEYFEIELYRRTSSAFSIYLMTLIGVSVASRKVRGGLGWHLVIGIALSALYEMTMKFSTTFSTNSSLPPILGVWIPNFIYAAIGLYLLKRAPK; encoded by the coding sequence ATGAAGAAATTGGACTGGTACATACTGCGGAAATTCCTTGGCACGTTTGTGTTCATCATGGCGCTGTTGCTGTGCATCACGGTGGTGATTGACGTGCAAGAGAAGATAGATGCTTTTGTGACGAATCATGCTCCGTTCAAAGCCATTGTGTTAGACTACTTTGTTTATTTTCTACCTTGGATTACGTCCATGATCGGGCCTTTCTTTGTGTTGGTGGCCGTTATCTTCTTCACTTCCCAGTTGGCAGAACGTTCTGAAATAGTTGCTATCTTGAACAGTGGAACGAGTTTTTATCGGTTGCTATATCCTTACTTTCTGGGAGCCACTATCTTGGCATTGGCTTTTTATGTAGGCAATAATTATTTCGTTCCCTTTTCTAATGAGAAACGCCTGGAGTTTGAAAGAAAATATGTGTATAAGCCACCCGAATGGATACACTACAATTTCCATCGGACGATTGCACCCGGTACCGTTATTTATATGGAAGGATATAAACCCAAAGACGGTACGGCGAATAAATTTGGTGTAGATAAATTTAAGGATGGTAGGCTCGTTTATAAAATTCGCTCGGAGAAGGTGGAGTGGTTGAAAGAAACGAAGAAGTGGCGACTCAATAAATACTACACGCGGGAGTTTAGAGACAACGGAGACCTGATTACGAAAGGAGAATTTATGGATACTACTTTCTCCTTCACTCCTATTGATTTTTCGTACACCGAAAATCAAAAAGAAACGATGACCACGCCGCAATTGAAGGAATATATCCAGTATCTATATCAAGCGGGACAACCCAATATCGAGTATTTTGAGATTGAGTTGTATCGCCGTACTTCTTCTGCTTTCAGCATTTATTTAATGACCTTGATAGGGGTGAGTGTGGCCTCGCGGAAGGTGCGCGGAGGACTGGGCTGGCATTTGGTGATAGGCATCGCTCTGAGTGCCTTATATGAAATGACCATGAAATTCAGCACTACTTTTTCCACCAATTCATCTTTACCTCCGATATTGGGCGTCTGGATACCAAATTTTATTTACGCGGCAATAGGGTTATACCTGTTGAAGCGTGCGCCCAAATAG
- the tgt gene encoding tRNA guanosine(34) transglycosylase Tgt, which translates to MKFSLIAKDPGTKARAGEITTDHGQIETPIFMPVGTLGAVKAVHIHELKEFVGAQIILGNTYHLYLRPGTEVIEKAGGLHKFNNWDGPILTDSGGYQVHSLSEIRKIREEGVEFRSHIDGSKHFFSPEGVMDIQRKIGADIIMAFDECTPYPCDMDYAKKSMHLTHRWLERCIGRYRETECPYGYEQTLFPIVQGSVYRDLRKESAEFIASMGMDGNAIGGLSVGEPDDEMYEMTELVCDILPKEKPRYLMGVGTPANILEGIALGVDMFDCVMPTRNARNGMLFTKQGIINIKNEKWKDDFSPIDEQSDCAMMRNHSKAFVRHLVHTGEMLGAQIASINNLSLYLWLVKEARRKIIEGTFASWKKEMVVKLMQRL; encoded by the coding sequence ATGAAATTTAGTTTAATAGCCAAAGACCCCGGCACCAAGGCACGCGCCGGAGAGATTACGACCGACCACGGCCAGATTGAAACACCCATCTTTATGCCGGTGGGTACGCTCGGCGCTGTCAAGGCCGTTCATATTCATGAGTTGAAAGAGTTTGTCGGCGCACAAATTATTTTAGGCAATACTTACCATCTTTACCTCCGTCCCGGGACGGAGGTGATAGAGAAAGCCGGCGGCCTGCATAAGTTCAACAATTGGGATGGCCCCATCCTGACCGATAGCGGCGGCTATCAAGTGCATTCGCTGTCTGAGATTCGGAAGATTAGAGAAGAAGGGGTAGAGTTTCGCAGCCATATTGATGGCTCTAAACATTTTTTCTCTCCCGAAGGGGTGATGGATATTCAGCGCAAGATTGGCGCCGATATCATCATGGCTTTTGATGAATGTACGCCCTACCCCTGCGACATGGACTATGCCAAAAAATCCATGCACCTGACGCACCGGTGGCTGGAGCGCTGCATCGGTCGCTACCGCGAAACGGAATGTCCTTATGGATATGAGCAGACGCTCTTTCCGATTGTGCAGGGAAGTGTGTATCGTGATTTGAGAAAAGAGTCGGCGGAGTTTATTGCTTCGATGGGGATGGATGGAAACGCTATCGGCGGTCTTTCTGTCGGCGAACCGGATGATGAAATGTATGAAATGACGGAACTGGTCTGCGATATTTTGCCAAAAGAAAAGCCGCGCTACCTGATGGGTGTAGGCACGCCTGCCAATATCCTGGAGGGAATTGCGTTGGGGGTAGATATGTTTGACTGCGTGATGCCCACGCGCAACGCACGCAACGGCATGTTGTTTACGAAGCAGGGCATCATCAATATCAAGAATGAAAAATGGAAAGATGATTTTTCGCCGATTGATGAGCAGAGCGATTGTGCGATGATGCGCAATCATTCCAAAGCCTTCGTGCGCCATCTGGTGCATACCGGCGAGATGTTGGGCGCGCAGATTGCTTCTATTAATAACCTCAGTTTATATTTATGGCTGGTGAAAGAAGCGCGTCGCAAAATCATTGAAGGAACTTTTGCAAGCTGGAAAAAAGAAATGGTGGTGAAACTGATGCAACGGTTGTAG
- a CDS encoding ATP-dependent Clp protease proteolytic subunit produces MKEAQEFKKYAVKHHGMSSMHLDNYVKKVYSNASGINNLTRTVIEERQMPFREVDVFSRLMMDRIIFLGTPIDDYIAAIIQAQLLFLESSDSRSDVQIYVHSPGGEVYSGMGIYDTMQYVTMDVATICTGMAASMAAVLLCAGEKGKRTALKHARVMIHQPLGGIGGKASEIEISVKEIRKIKEELYTIISEHSGQPMDKVALDSDRDYWMDAQEAKDYGMIDEVLFRTSKK; encoded by the coding sequence ATAAAAGAAGCACAAGAGTTTAAGAAATATGCGGTGAAACATCACGGCATGAGTAGTATGCACTTAGATAATTACGTCAAGAAAGTGTATAGCAACGCTTCGGGAATCAATAACCTGACCCGTACGGTGATTGAAGAACGACAGATGCCTTTTCGTGAGGTAGATGTGTTCTCTCGACTGATGATGGATCGGATTATTTTTCTCGGTACGCCGATTGACGATTATATCGCAGCAATTATTCAGGCGCAACTATTGTTTTTGGAAAGCAGTGATTCGCGTTCCGATGTTCAGATATACGTCCACAGCCCTGGTGGCGAGGTGTATTCGGGCATGGGGATTTATGATACCATGCAATATGTAACGATGGACGTTGCGACGATCTGCACCGGTATGGCCGCTTCGATGGCTGCTGTGCTTTTATGCGCTGGGGAAAAAGGAAAGCGCACCGCATTGAAACATGCCAGAGTGATGATTCACCAGCCGCTTGGAGGCATTGGTGGCAAGGCGAGTGAAATCGAGATTTCGGTTAAGGAAATTCGGAAAATCAAAGAAGAACTTTATACAATTATCAGTGAGCACTCCGGTCAGCCGATGGATAAAGTGGCCTTAGACAGCGACCGCGATTATTGGATGGATGCTCAAGAAGCCAAAGATTATGGCATGATTGACGAAGTGCTGTTCCGCACCTCGAAGAAATAG